From a single Nymphaea colorata isolate Beijing-Zhang1983 chromosome 4, ASM883128v2, whole genome shotgun sequence genomic region:
- the LOC116252684 gene encoding uncharacterized protein LOC116252684, with the protein MVADYASTPLQKNMILSPCPSSRPPPYLFSYSSSYVTVAAAGCRRSVVLMVKKPSKDECLLPNALRRNRSASWLGGFSLGVDLGDSRTGVAISNGFSPRPLTVLELKGQKLEMRLIEIAEQEEADEFLIGLPKSRDGKETPQSNKVRSIAGRLAARAAERGWRVYLQNEHGTSAEAIDFMIDMGVKKVARQRRIDAYAAMMVLQRYFESCGREAELVLPKDGALQEKIRKGPPRDPDFFPEETGGESLFFSDTTNTQLEI; encoded by the exons ATGGTGGCAGACTATGCTAGCACACCCCTTCAGAAAAACATGATACTTAGTCCCTGCCCTTCCTCCCGTCCACCACCTTACCTCTTCTCGTATTCTTCTTCTTATGTGACGGTAGCTGCCGCGGGATGCAGGCGTTCTGTGGTGTTAATGGTGAAGAAACCGAGCAAGGACGAGTGCCTGCTTCCAAATGCCTTGAGGAGGAATCGTTCGGCTTCGTGGCTAGGTGGCTTCAGTCTCGGAGTCGACCTCGGCGATTCCAGAACAGGTGTCGCAATAAGCAACGGCTTTTCCCCCCGCCCTCTTACC GTTTTGGAGTTGAAGGGTCAGAAGCTCGAGATGCGGCTAATTGAAATTGCAGAGCAGGAG GAAGCAGACGAGTTCTTAATTGGGCTCCCTAAGTCACGCGATGGAAAGGAGACACCTCAGTCGAATAAGGTTCGGAGCATAGCGGGACGACTTGCTGCTCGTGCAGCAGAAAG GGGTTGGAGGGTATACTTGCAAAACGAACATGGGACATCAGCAGAGGCCATCGACTTCATGATTGACAT GGGAGTCAAGAAGGTTGCCCGCCAAAGACGAATTGATGCTTATGCCGCCATG ATGGTGCTGCAAAGGTATTTTGAATCATGCGGTCGTGAAGCTGAATTGGTCCTCCCCAAAGACGGGGCTCTTCAAGAGAAGATTAGGAAAGGTCCTCCACGAGATCCAGATTTTTTCCCTGAAGAAACAGGTGGCGAATCTTTGTTCTTCTCAGATACAACGAACACACAGTTGGAAATATGA